A single window of Ignavibacteriota bacterium DNA harbors:
- a CDS encoding aminoacyl-histidine dipeptidase: MPTLLDLQPALIWKHFHGLTTVPHPSKKEEKILAYLKKLIEDLGYAWEQDETGNLLVRKPATPGYENAPTVLIQGHVDMVCEKNKGTEHDFDNDPIKAYVDGDWVTADGTTLGADNGIGVAAGLAVLESKDLVHGPMEFLFTVDEETGLTGAKGLKPGFVKSDVMLNLDSEEDGALYVGCSGGMDSAGVLALTMENAPAGYAAVEIMVSGLKGGHSGLDIHTGRGNAIKFLGRTLATLGKDADLRLSTISGGSKRNAIPREAECVVYLPAAAAADAPAKAAELTTLFLNEIGTVEPGLSVTAKTTNGNGRVIAASQQKTFLDTIFALPHGVLKMSADIPGLVETSTNLATVVMENEELVIGTSQRSSVESEKFDAVDMVTAVFRLANLRVVLGDGYPGWKPNMQSLALKTVKAAHAQLFGHEPEIKAIHAGLECGLIGEVYPKLDMISFGPTIQGAHSPDERLEIATVDKFWKLVVATLENIAKGAVA; encoded by the coding sequence ATGCCCACACTTCTCGATCTCCAACCCGCTCTGATCTGGAAACATTTCCATGGCCTCACCACGGTGCCGCATCCTTCCAAAAAGGAAGAAAAAATACTCGCCTATCTGAAAAAACTGATTGAGGATCTCGGCTATGCATGGGAGCAGGACGAGACGGGGAATCTGCTCGTGCGCAAGCCCGCGACTCCGGGTTACGAGAACGCGCCTACCGTCCTGATCCAGGGTCACGTCGACATGGTTTGCGAAAAGAACAAGGGCACCGAACACGACTTCGACAACGATCCGATCAAGGCCTACGTGGACGGCGACTGGGTCACCGCCGACGGTACCACACTCGGCGCGGACAATGGCATCGGTGTTGCCGCCGGTCTGGCCGTGCTCGAGTCGAAGGATCTGGTCCACGGACCGATGGAATTCCTCTTCACTGTCGATGAAGAAACCGGTCTGACAGGCGCCAAAGGATTAAAGCCCGGCTTTGTGAAGTCCGATGTAATGTTGAATCTCGATTCCGAAGAAGATGGCGCGCTCTATGTCGGCTGCTCGGGCGGGATGGACAGCGCGGGCGTGCTTGCACTGACGATGGAAAACGCACCCGCGGGGTACGCTGCTGTTGAAATCATGGTCAGCGGACTCAAGGGCGGGCACTCCGGACTCGACATCCACACCGGACGCGGCAATGCCATCAAATTCCTGGGACGCACACTGGCCACGCTCGGCAAGGACGCCGATCTGCGGCTTTCCACCATCTCGGGCGGCAGCAAACGCAACGCGATTCCGCGCGAGGCGGAGTGTGTCGTGTATCTCCCCGCGGCGGCCGCTGCAGACGCACCCGCAAAGGCGGCCGAATTGACGACGCTGTTCCTCAACGAGATCGGCACTGTCGAGCCCGGCCTGAGTGTGACGGCAAAAACCACCAACGGAAACGGTCGCGTTATCGCCGCGTCCCAGCAGAAGACCTTCCTCGACACCATCTTCGCGCTGCCGCATGGCGTGCTCAAGATGAGCGCGGATATTCCCGGCCTTGTCGAGACGTCGACAAACCTCGCAACAGTTGTCATGGAAAACGAGGAGCTCGTCATCGGAACCAGCCAGCGCAGCTCGGTGGAAAGCGAAAAGTTCGACGCTGTCGACATGGTCACGGCCGTTTTCCGCCTGGCAAACCTCCGCGTCGTTCTCGGCGACGGCTATCCGGGCTGGAAACCGAACATGCAGTCGCTGGCGCTGAAGACCGTGAAAGCGGCGCACGCGCAGCTCTTCGGACATGAACCCGAAATCAAGGCCATCCACGCGGGCCTGGAATGCGGACTTATCGGAGAAGTCTATCCGAAACTCGATATGATCTCGTTTGGTCCGACGATACAAGGCGCGCATTCGCCGGATGAGCGTCTCGAAATCGCGACTGTCGATAAATTCTGGAAACTCGTGGTTGCAACGCTCGAGAACATCGCCAAGGGCGCGGTGGCCTGA
- a CDS encoding tetratricopeptide repeat protein, whose translation MTRTAYTFLIAVMVFTLVRPTHVHAQDTRENADFKLALGLYNDKLYAQAEDQLKAFVEKYPSTTLGAEARFTLGNVQLKLKKWGDARATFQDFPIRFPEHSKAPDALWNLGDVFAIERRWADAGSAYARLKTFYPKNRRAAEALMQASRMFTKAGDVENARLVLNAIILEYPQSDLVMEANYAIGLLSIHAGEGERAIQELTRVQNQAAQPAMKARATVAIGRAYAQLGNATEAELRFRDVMTNASKTEAAFEAALRLSDLQRDQRRHTDAANGYDAIASNSAAPAEIRALASQGAAENAYASGDFATAARLYGALVAAVPEDGLADPQLLSRAAAAARKAGDHATAGRLLEQLMADTLSGMDRRLLLVDLAANAREGGNPARAVYYYQTYLDRHGDDPGAPLATLLLAGVYESAYKNPARAAETYLALLHRYGASAVADRAQLGYGRSLEALGKFDDAAEVYAALPAQFPGSAVVEEARLRARDIARFRPGSNAQALPSLVAALAALRDNPSGASVDVALGRLYLEQLKDFDAAERAFAAAAAKASGADADWAAYGRALAALRRAQKNQTPRADAERQLADFVRDRQSSPLRDAAALELYTSRSEGAGSVLVLEAAAAFLAANPGIRANEVKLDYAIALQRSGRDADAEKECTALISAAGDDPSGQGALYARGLARAAQKKFPEAVADLRQYGTVAPTGPYAPQVLFALGATLSRMGQYSDAALAFETCADRFLYAPLADSALAAALHAYVEAGQLPRAARRSAELLAAAERNPFTDPLVLEERLYLRALMLARAKDASRAKTTLTRYINEYPKGRHTGDVYFALGQIAKDEGKTALATSYLQKAGSIGSNVQARKDAADLLLGEGRNDEASREYEQLAAASASKLEKTYALSRMIVALYRADRLEAARAKVEEFRAAYPDAASLFEEFEVERGRLLFRQKKYSDAMDVFEEAEDSDTPEIAALGLYWQGRVFDAENKTEKAGTAYGTVLKKYPRAAAAVDASLGLARMALRAEQWDIASQNFKSVVESGTAPQSAVKESLDGLIVCYEEMKMFDAGAEMVKRFLAQWPADASAFQKRILLGEFYYRLGYYSQAIAHFESLLAEAPADDQAVIRYSIGDCYYYKGDFTQAALEYLKVPYLVVRKTEVDWTASAYDGAAKCYIKLEKFDLAKDLYQKIIDTPGLDQRFKAQAAKEIEKLNNR comes from the coding sequence GTGACACGAACAGCATACACGTTTCTCATTGCGGTGATGGTCTTCACGTTGGTTCGCCCGACGCATGTTCATGCGCAGGATACGCGCGAAAACGCCGACTTCAAGCTCGCCTTGGGGCTGTACAACGACAAGCTCTACGCCCAGGCCGAGGACCAGTTGAAGGCCTTCGTCGAAAAATACCCGTCGACCACACTCGGCGCCGAGGCGCGATTCACGCTGGGCAACGTGCAGCTCAAGCTCAAGAAATGGGGTGACGCACGCGCGACCTTTCAGGACTTCCCGATACGCTTCCCCGAGCACTCGAAGGCGCCAGACGCGCTGTGGAATCTCGGCGACGTATTCGCCATCGAACGGCGCTGGGCCGATGCCGGCTCGGCGTATGCGCGGCTGAAGACATTTTATCCCAAGAACCGCCGCGCGGCCGAGGCGTTGATGCAGGCCAGCCGCATGTTCACGAAGGCCGGGGATGTGGAGAACGCGCGGCTTGTTCTCAACGCCATCATCCTGGAATACCCGCAGTCGGATCTCGTGATGGAAGCGAATTACGCGATCGGGCTGCTCTCGATTCATGCGGGCGAGGGTGAACGAGCCATACAGGAACTGACACGTGTGCAGAACCAGGCCGCGCAGCCCGCGATGAAGGCGCGCGCAACCGTGGCCATTGGCAGGGCATACGCGCAGTTGGGAAACGCGACGGAGGCCGAGCTGCGCTTCCGCGATGTGATGACAAACGCGTCCAAGACCGAGGCCGCCTTCGAAGCCGCGCTGCGCCTGTCCGATCTTCAGCGCGACCAGCGTCGGCACACCGATGCAGCAAACGGATACGATGCCATCGCGTCGAACAGCGCAGCACCCGCCGAAATCCGCGCGCTCGCCTCGCAGGGAGCGGCCGAGAATGCATACGCGTCCGGCGACTTCGCCACCGCGGCGCGCCTGTATGGTGCGCTCGTGGCCGCTGTTCCCGAGGACGGGCTGGCCGATCCACAGCTCCTGTCGCGCGCAGCCGCCGCCGCACGGAAGGCCGGCGATCACGCCACCGCGGGTCGCCTTCTCGAGCAACTCATGGCCGACACCTTGTCGGGCATGGACCGCCGGCTTCTGCTTGTGGATCTGGCTGCGAACGCGCGGGAAGGCGGGAATCCCGCCCGCGCGGTGTATTACTATCAGACCTATCTCGACCGCCATGGCGACGACCCCGGCGCGCCGCTTGCCACCCTGCTGCTCGCGGGCGTCTATGAAAGCGCATACAAAAATCCCGCGCGCGCCGCCGAAACCTACCTGGCCCTCCTTCATCGGTACGGCGCAAGCGCAGTGGCCGACCGCGCGCAACTTGGATATGGACGTTCGCTCGAGGCGCTCGGCAAATTCGACGATGCCGCTGAAGTGTATGCCGCTCTCCCCGCGCAGTTTCCCGGATCAGCCGTTGTCGAGGAGGCGCGGCTGCGTGCGCGGGACATCGCGCGTTTCCGCCCGGGCAGCAATGCCCAGGCACTGCCCTCACTCGTCGCCGCGCTCGCGGCGCTCCGCGACAATCCCTCGGGCGCGTCGGTCGATGTGGCACTCGGACGCCTGTACCTCGAACAACTCAAGGACTTCGACGCCGCGGAGCGCGCATTTGCGGCCGCCGCTGCCAAAGCCAGCGGTGCGGATGCGGACTGGGCCGCCTACGGCCGCGCCCTCGCCGCTCTGCGGCGCGCGCAGAAAAACCAGACGCCACGAGCTGATGCGGAACGACAGCTTGCGGACTTCGTCCGCGACCGCCAGTCCTCTCCTCTCCGTGATGCCGCGGCCCTTGAGCTGTACACCTCACGCAGCGAGGGTGCGGGTTCCGTGCTCGTCCTCGAAGCCGCGGCGGCATTCCTCGCCGCGAATCCCGGCATCCGCGCGAACGAGGTGAAACTCGACTACGCGATCGCTCTTCAGAGGTCCGGCCGTGACGCCGATGCCGAGAAGGAGTGTACGGCACTAATATCGGCTGCCGGCGACGATCCCTCGGGACAGGGCGCGCTGTACGCGCGTGGTCTTGCGCGCGCCGCGCAGAAAAAGTTTCCCGAAGCAGTCGCCGATTTGCGGCAGTACGGCACTGTTGCGCCGACAGGTCCGTACGCGCCGCAGGTTTTGTTCGCACTCGGTGCCACGCTGTCCCGCATGGGACAGTATTCGGACGCGGCTCTCGCCTTCGAAACGTGTGCCGACCGCTTCCTGTATGCGCCGCTTGCGGATTCAGCACTCGCCGCCGCGTTACACGCGTACGTCGAGGCCGGTCAATTACCGCGCGCGGCGCGGCGCTCCGCCGAATTGCTCGCAGCGGCTGAACGAAATCCTTTCACCGATCCTCTCGTGCTGGAGGAGCGTCTCTATCTGCGGGCTCTGATGCTGGCGCGCGCCAAGGACGCCTCGCGCGCAAAAACCACCCTCACGAGGTACATCAACGAGTATCCGAAAGGCCGCCACACAGGCGACGTGTATTTTGCCCTCGGCCAGATCGCGAAGGATGAAGGTAAGACCGCGCTCGCGACGTCATATCTGCAGAAGGCCGGTTCAATCGGCAGCAATGTGCAGGCGCGCAAAGATGCCGCGGATCTGCTGCTCGGCGAGGGCCGCAACGACGAGGCCTCGCGCGAGTACGAACAGCTTGCGGCCGCCTCAGCCTCGAAGCTCGAAAAGACCTATGCGCTTTCGCGCATGATTGTAGCGCTGTACCGCGCGGACCGCCTCGAGGCGGCGCGAGCGAAAGTGGAGGAGTTTCGCGCAGCGTATCCCGACGCCGCATCTCTCTTCGAGGAATTCGAAGTGGAGCGCGGCCGCCTGCTTTTCCGTCAGAAAAAATATTCGGATGCGATGGACGTCTTCGAGGAAGCCGAGGATTCAGACACGCCGGAAATCGCGGCGCTTGGACTCTATTGGCAGGGCCGGGTGTTTGATGCCGAGAACAAGACGGAAAAAGCCGGCACTGCCTACGGCACGGTGTTGAAAAAATATCCGCGCGCGGCGGCCGCTGTAGATGCGTCGCTTGGTCTCGCGCGTATGGCGTTGCGTGCCGAGCAGTGGGACATCGCGTCGCAGAATTTCAAGAGCGTGGTGGAATCCGGCACCGCTCCGCAGTCGGCCGTGAAGGAATCGCTCGACGGCCTCATCGTCTGTTACGAAGAGATGAAAATGTTTGATGCGGGCGCGGAGATGGTCAAACGATTTCTCGCGCAGTGGCCGGCCGATGCATCCGCATTTCAGAAACGCATCCTCCTCGGTGAATTCTATTACCGGCTTGGGTATTACAGCCAGGCGATAGCGCATTTTGAAAGTCTGCTCGCCGAAGCTCCCGCCGACGATCAGGCGGTCATCCGCTACTCGATCGGCGACTGTTACTACTACAAGGGCGATTTCACGCAGGCGGCGCTCGAGTACCTGAAGGTGCCGTATCTGGTGGTGCGAAAAACCGAAGTTGATTGGACGGCCAGCGCCTATGATGGCGCCGCAAAGTGTTATATCAAACTCGAGAAGTTCGATCTCGCGAAGGATCTCTACCAAAAAATCATTGACACACCCGGACTCGATCAGCGCTTCAAAGCACAGGCGGCGAAGGAGATTGAGAAGCTGAACAATCGGTAG